The Sporosarcina ureae genomic sequence GAAGCGTTTGCTGTCGTACGTGAAGCTTCTCGCCGCGTACTCGGGTTATATCCGTTCCGCGTGCAAATCATGGGTGCTGCAGCTCTGAACGAAGGGAATATCGCAGAGATGAAGACCGGTGAGGGGAAGACGTTGACTTCTACACTCGCCGTTTATTTGAATGCACTGACTGCCAAAGGCGTCCACGTAGTAACAGTCAACGAATACTTGGCTAGCCGTGATGCGGAAGAAATGGGGCAGTTGTATTCGTTTCTTGGCATGACTGTAGGCTTGAACTTGAACAGTCTCAGCAAAGAAGAAAAACGTGAAGCGTATGAAGCGGACATTACGTACAGCACGAACAACGAGCTCGGTTTCGACTATTTGCGTGACAATATGGTGCTTTATAATGAACATAAAGTACAGCGCCCACTTCATTTCGCCGTAATTGACGAAGTGGACTCCATTTTAGTCGATGAAGCACGTACACCGCTGATCATCTCGGGTCAAGCAGCGAAAGCACAGGAATTATATCGATTAGCCAATCGCTTTGTGATCACGCTGAAAAAAGAAGAAGATTACTCATTTGATGAGTCGACTAAAGGTGTTGTGTTAACAGAACAAGGTATTGAAGCGGCTGAGAAAGCATTTAGTATCGATAACTTATTCGACCTGCAACACGTGACGCTAAACCATGCAATCAATCAGTCATTAAAAGCGCATGTAAGTATGCATAATGACGTAGACTATGTTGTGGAAGAAGGCGAAGTGGTCATCGTTGACTCCTTCACGGGACGCTTGATGAAAGGCCGTCGGTATAGTGATGGTTTGCACCAAGCGATTGAAGCGAAAGAAGGGCTTGAAGTTCAGAACGAGTCGATGACATTGGCGACGATTACGTTCCAGAACTATTTCCGTATGTATGAAAAGCTTTCTGGGATGACAGGTACAGCGAAGACAGAGGAAGAAGAGTTCCGCAACATCTACAATATGAACGTGATTGCGATTCCGACCAATCAACCGATTGCTCGTGATGACCGCCCAGACTTGATCTTTGCATCGATGGATGGAAAGTATAAAGCGGTCGCGGAAGATATTAGAGATCGACACCAAAAAGGCCAGCCAGTGCTAGTTGGTACAGTAGCGATTGAAACGTCAGAAATCATTTCAGCCTTCTTGAAAAAGTACGGCATTCCGCATAATGTCTTGAACGCGAAAAATCACGAGCGAGAAGCCGAAATCATTCAAGACGCCGGTAAAAAAGGTGCTGTAACGATCGCAACCAACATGGCTGGTCGTGGTACGGACATTAAACTGGGTGATCATATCCAAGACGTTGGCGGTTTAGCGGTCATCGGTACGGAGCGCCATGAGTCACGACGAATTGATAATCAGCTTCGTGGACGTTCAGGGCGTCAAGGAGACCCAGGTGTTACGCAATTCTATCTATCATTAGAAGATGAATTAATGCGTCGTTTCGGTTCTGAACAAATGAAATCGATGATGACCAAACTCGGTATGGACGATGAAACACCGATCCAGTCGAAAATGGTGTCACGTTCAGTGGAATCGGCTCAGAAACGCGTAGAAGGGAATAACTTTGATTCACGGAAACGTTTATTACAGTATGATGATGTACTTCGTCAGCAGCGTGAAGTGATTTACAAAGAGCGTAATGAAGTTCTTGGCTCAGAAAATATTCGCCCAGTTCTTGAGAATATGTTGAATTCGGTTATTGAACGCGTTGTGGCGATCCACACTGCAGACAATACCGTATATTCCAAAGGCTTGAAAGACTATCTCGAAGCGAACTTACTGGCTGAAGATACTGTGACAATCGAAGATTTGGAAGGTAAAACACCAGAAGAGTTGCAAACATTTATTCACGAATTGGTCATTGCACGCTATAATGAGAAAGAGCAAGAAATGTCCGAAGAACGTATGCGTGAATTCGAGAAGGTAGTCTTGTTGCGTGCGATTGATACCAAGTGGATGGATCATATCGATGCGATGGATCAGCTTCGTAACGGAATTCATTTACGTGCCTATGGACAAAGTGATCCACTTCGTGAATACCAGGCAGAAGGATTTGCGATGTTTGAAGATATGCTAATTGCCATCGAAAACGATGCGACGAAGTATGTCATGAAGGCAGAAATCCGCAATAACTTGGAGCGCGAAGAAGTAGCAAAAGGTCAAGCGAACAACCCGAAAGAAGACGGCGCACCGGTTGCTAAAAAGCCGATCCGACGTACTGTCAATATCGGACGTAACGAACCTTGTCCGTGTGGTAGCGGTAAGAAGTACAAGAACTGCCACGGCAAAGCATAAAGAGAAACAACCACTCAGGAGGAAACCATTATGATAGAATTATCCGATGTTCGCAACGATCTCGACAAAACAGCTAAGAAATTAGCGGACTTTAGGGGGTCTCTTTGACTTAGAAAACAAAGAGGCTAGCATGCAGGAATTAGATGAAATGATGTTGGAGCCAGGATTCTGGGATGACCAAGACGCGGCTCAGAAAGTTATTTCACAATCGAATGCATTGAAAGACATTGTCGGCGAATATAACGCATTGAACGAGACACAAGAGAATTT encodes the following:
- the secA gene encoding preprotein translocase subunit SecA, encoding MLGVLNKMFDPNKRDLKRLEKIADQVELLAEDMEKLSDEQLTAKTDEFKERYQQGETIEELQPEAFAVVREASRRVLGLYPFRVQIMGAAALNEGNIAEMKTGEGKTLTSTLAVYLNALTAKGVHVVTVNEYLASRDAEEMGQLYSFLGMTVGLNLNSLSKEEKREAYEADITYSTNNELGFDYLRDNMVLYNEHKVQRPLHFAVIDEVDSILVDEARTPLIISGQAAKAQELYRLANRFVITLKKEEDYSFDESTKGVVLTEQGIEAAEKAFSIDNLFDLQHVTLNHAINQSLKAHVSMHNDVDYVVEEGEVVIVDSFTGRLMKGRRYSDGLHQAIEAKEGLEVQNESMTLATITFQNYFRMYEKLSGMTGTAKTEEEEFRNIYNMNVIAIPTNQPIARDDRPDLIFASMDGKYKAVAEDIRDRHQKGQPVLVGTVAIETSEIISAFLKKYGIPHNVLNAKNHEREAEIIQDAGKKGAVTIATNMAGRGTDIKLGDHIQDVGGLAVIGTERHESRRIDNQLRGRSGRQGDPGVTQFYLSLEDELMRRFGSEQMKSMMTKLGMDDETPIQSKMVSRSVESAQKRVEGNNFDSRKRLLQYDDVLRQQREVIYKERNEVLGSENIRPVLENMLNSVIERVVAIHTADNTVYSKGLKDYLEANLLAEDTVTIEDLEGKTPEELQTFIHELVIARYNEKEQEMSEERMREFEKVVLLRAIDTKWMDHIDAMDQLRNGIHLRAYGQSDPLREYQAEGFAMFEDMLIAIENDATKYVMKAEIRNNLEREEVAKGQANNPKEDGAPVAKKPIRRTVNIGRNEPCPCGSGKKYKNCHGKA